The Chloroflexota bacterium genome window below encodes:
- a CDS encoding response regulator transcription factor, with amino-acid sequence MKRRILVVEDDRTLRQALVFNLEREGYEVHGAVDGEQALAAARDGGVDLMLLDLMLPGMSGLEVLRTMRAEGNDTPVVILSAKGGEIDRVVGLKVGADDYIPKPFSRPELLARVESVLRRQRRSEAAADERLAEVRSGALVIDRGRHLATFNGEPLRLTTKEFELLAHLAGHPGRIFTREQLLTRIWPFDFGGDSRTVDVHVSWLRSKLRALDGHNYFRTVRGVGYAFAPRPDVH; translated from the coding sequence GTGAAGCGGCGCATCCTGGTAGTCGAGGACGATCGCACCCTGCGCCAGGCGCTCGTCTTCAACCTCGAGCGCGAGGGGTACGAGGTCCACGGTGCGGTGGATGGCGAGCAGGCGCTTGCCGCGGCGCGCGACGGCGGCGTCGACCTGATGTTGCTCGACCTGATGCTCCCCGGCATGAGCGGCCTGGAGGTGCTGCGCACGATGCGCGCCGAGGGGAACGACACGCCGGTCGTGATCCTGTCCGCCAAGGGAGGCGAGATCGACCGGGTGGTTGGCCTGAAGGTCGGAGCCGATGACTACATCCCCAAGCCGTTCAGCCGCCCGGAGCTGCTCGCCCGGGTCGAGTCCGTGCTGCGCCGTCAGCGTCGGTCCGAGGCTGCGGCGGACGAGCGGCTGGCCGAGGTGCGCAGCGGGGCCTTGGTGATCGACCGGGGCCGGCACCTGGCGACATTCAACGGCGAGCCGCTTCGGCTGACGACCAAGGAGTTCGAGCTTCTTGCCCACCTGGCCGGGCATCCGGGTCGCATCTTCACCCGCGAGCAGCTTCTGACTCGCATCTGGCCCTTCGACTTCGGGGGCGACAGCCGGACCGTGGACGTGCACGTCAGCTGGCTGCGCTCGAAGCTGCGCGCGCTCGACGGGCACAACTACTTCCGGACCGTCCGCGGGGTCGGTTACGCCTTCGCACCCCGCCCAGATGTCCACTGA
- the pstA gene encoding phosphate ABC transporter permease PstA: protein MSNIATGARVSAELVRQRISGRRSDVGGRLFEGLLLLALLASLAVLLTLLVDVTTRGIGVYLERGLDFIGSPLSRDPAQAGVGQGLFGSLLLMLLVAVTAFPIGIGAAIYLEEYARDTTFTRFVTANIRNLAGVPSIVYGLLGLAVFVVALRGFVGPDSQGRSVLAGGLTLAIVVLPIVIITTSEALRAVPSGIREAAYGVGATRWQTVRSHVIPYAAPGILTGTILSMARAFGETAPLIMVGGAVSFLSTGDQGVIETLQGKYTTVPTTIYQWVQRPEREFIELSAAGILALLVTILLVNGLAIILRNRYARKW, encoded by the coding sequence ATGTCGAACATCGCGACGGGCGCCCGAGTGAGCGCCGAGCTTGTCCGGCAACGCATCAGCGGCCGACGCTCGGATGTCGGCGGGCGCCTGTTCGAGGGCCTGCTGCTGCTGGCGCTCCTCGCCTCGCTCGCCGTGCTCCTGACGCTGCTCGTGGACGTCACGACCCGGGGCATCGGCGTCTACCTGGAGCGCGGCCTCGACTTCATCGGTTCACCGCTGTCACGAGATCCTGCGCAGGCGGGAGTCGGCCAAGGTCTGTTTGGATCACTCCTGCTCATGCTCCTGGTGGCGGTGACGGCCTTTCCGATCGGCATTGGTGCGGCGATCTATCTCGAGGAGTACGCGCGCGACACGACCTTCACGAGGTTCGTCACCGCGAATATTCGGAACCTGGCCGGCGTCCCGTCGATCGTCTACGGGCTGCTGGGCCTCGCCGTCTTCGTGGTGGCGCTCCGCGGATTCGTGGGCCCCGATTCTCAGGGGCGCAGTGTGCTGGCAGGCGGTCTGACACTGGCCATCGTAGTCCTCCCGATCGTGATCATCACCACCTCCGAGGCGCTGCGAGCGGTCCCCTCCGGTATCCGCGAGGCGGCCTACGGCGTCGGCGCTACCCGTTGGCAGACGGTGCGCAGTCACGTGATCCCCTACGCGGCGCCGGGAATCCTGACCGGGACGATCCTCTCCATGGCGCGGGCATTCGGGGAGACAGCACCATTGATCATGGTCGGTGGAGCGGTGAGCTTCCTGAGCACCGGCGACCAAGGGGTCATCGAGACGCTGCAGGGCAAGTACACGACCGTACCAACCACGATCTACCAGTGGGTCCAGCGGCCGGAGCGCGAGTTCATCGAGCTGAGCGCGGCTGGAATCCTGGCGTTGCTAGTCACCATCCTGCTCGTCAACGGCTTGGCGATCATCCTGCGAAACCGATATGCCCGAAAGTGGTGA
- the pstC gene encoding phosphate ABC transporter permease subunit PstC yields the protein MASPTAPPHLSIADLQGSQRHRRTEGAIRLVFLGMAALSVVVTALIFLALIGEAWNFISKVELPALWSGGWFPRRGMYDIGTILAGTLVIAGIGMVVAIPLGLGAAIYLAEYAGHRARAYLKPVLEMLAAVPSIVLGYFALQWISPNIVQTLCVSGASVFNMAAAGLAVGILVTPLIASIAEDAMYAVPRSLREASYGLGARKRTTSLRIVLPAAVSGIVAAIIVGFSRAVGETMIVSIAAGGTGGSLFGLNPCGQGQTMTAAMTALATGSDQVRGADLAYPSLFFVGLLLFGITLTLNVFSERFVRRTRLRY from the coding sequence ATGGCGTCACCCACCGCACCCCCCCACCTGAGCATCGCGGATCTGCAGGGCTCACAGCGGCACCGACGAACCGAGGGTGCGATCCGACTGGTCTTCCTGGGGATGGCGGCGCTCTCCGTCGTTGTCACCGCCCTGATCTTCCTGGCGCTCATCGGAGAGGCATGGAACTTCATCAGCAAGGTGGAGCTGCCGGCCCTCTGGTCCGGCGGCTGGTTCCCACGGCGCGGGATGTACGACATCGGCACCATCCTTGCCGGGACGCTCGTGATCGCCGGCATCGGGATGGTGGTTGCCATTCCCCTTGGACTCGGTGCCGCCATCTACCTGGCCGAATACGCCGGCCATCGCGCCCGCGCCTACCTCAAGCCGGTCCTGGAGATGCTGGCCGCGGTCCCGAGCATCGTGCTCGGCTATTTCGCCCTCCAGTGGATCAGCCCGAACATCGTCCAGACGCTTTGCGTCAGCGGTGCCTCCGTCTTCAACATGGCGGCCGCTGGCCTTGCGGTGGGGATCCTGGTCACGCCACTCATCGCATCCATCGCCGAGGACGCGATGTATGCCGTGCCGCGGTCGCTCCGTGAGGCGTCGTACGGGCTCGGCGCCAGAAAGCGCACGACGAGCCTTCGGATCGTCCTGCCGGCTGCGGTCTCCGGAATCGTGGCGGCGATAATCGTCGGCTTCAGCCGGGCCGTCGGGGAGACCATGATCGTCTCGATCGCCGCAGGCGGCACCGGTGGCTCGCTCTTCGGCCTCAATCCCTGCGGCCAGGGACAGACCATGACCGCCGCAATGACCGCGCTTGCAACCGGCTCCGATCAGGTCCGCGGCGCCGATCTTGCCTATCCGAGCCTCTTCTTCGTCGGCCTGCTCCTGTTCGGGATCACGCTGACGCTCAACGTGTTCAGTGAGCGCTTCGTGCGTCGTACGAGGTTGAGGTACTGA
- the pstB gene encoding phosphate ABC transporter ATP-binding protein PstB gives MPGPEAKEIERLSAASSGTAATLEFAAQDVVFDLQSLSCFYGSFRAVREISLQVPRNQITAIIGPSGCGKSTLLRSFNRMNDLVDGARVEGRVLYHGVDLYSDGVDPVEVRRRIGMVFQKPNPFPKSIYDNVAFGPRVAGFRGDMAELVEQSLRRAVLWDEVKDKLRSPGTDLSGGQQQRLCIARAIAVEPDVILMDEPCSALDPVATLRIEELMHELKQNYTIVIVTHNMQQAARASDVTAFLTMGDDRAGYLVEMDTTDKIFTRPEHRLTEDYITGRFG, from the coding sequence ATGCCAGGTCCTGAGGCAAAAGAGATCGAGCGGCTCTCAGCCGCCAGTTCCGGTACGGCTGCGACGCTCGAATTCGCGGCACAGGACGTCGTCTTCGACCTTCAGTCGCTCTCGTGTTTCTATGGCTCCTTCCGAGCGGTGCGCGAGATCTCGCTGCAGGTGCCGAGGAACCAGATCACGGCCATCATCGGTCCGTCGGGTTGCGGCAAGAGCACCCTCTTGCGCAGTTTCAACCGCATGAACGACCTCGTCGACGGAGCCCGCGTCGAAGGCAGGGTTCTGTATCACGGCGTGGACCTGTACAGCGACGGGGTCGATCCGGTAGAGGTTCGGCGTCGGATCGGCATGGTCTTCCAGAAGCCGAACCCATTCCCAAAGTCGATCTACGATAACGTCGCCTTCGGTCCGCGCGTGGCCGGCTTCCGCGGCGATATGGCCGAGCTCGTCGAGCAGTCCCTGCGGCGGGCCGTTCTCTGGGACGAGGTCAAGGACAAGCTCCGCTCGCCGGGAACCGACCTCTCCGGTGGGCAGCAGCAGCGCCTGTGCATCGCCCGCGCGATCGCGGTAGAGCCCGATGTCATCCTGATGGACGAGCCGTGCTCCGCCCTCGACCCGGTGGCGACCCTGCGCATCGAGGAGCTCATGCATGAGCTCAAGCAGAATTACACGATTGTGATCGTGACCCATAACATGCAGCAGGCAGCCCGCGCCAGTGACGTCACCGCGTTCCTGACCATGGGGGACGATCGTGCGGGCTACCTGGTCGAGATGGACACCACCGACAAGATATTCACTCGACCTGAGCATCGGCTCACGGAGGACTACATCACCGGCCGGTTCGGCTAG
- the phoU gene encoding phosphate signaling complex protein PhoU, protein MERGSGQAGVSIGHGHEHLRPTFEQALADLKDNVLRLGALVERAVERAARALVERDVDLADQVRWEDATVNELQRSINHEITSLIARQGPVARDVRELLALYHAAAELERMGDYATSIAKLAQQLASEPEEPIFRQIPEMERLCRSQLRAAMRALVDVSEEQARAVCAGDDELDALYKSVYESSIALMERSPDRARQATHMLFAAHHLERLGDRVTNIGEDVVFLVTGQIEDLNP, encoded by the coding sequence ATGGAGCGAGGCAGCGGGCAGGCTGGGGTCAGCATCGGCCATGGACACGAGCACCTGCGGCCGACCTTCGAGCAGGCCCTCGCCGACCTGAAGGACAACGTGCTGCGGCTCGGCGCGCTGGTCGAGCGAGCCGTGGAGCGCGCCGCGCGTGCCCTCGTCGAGCGGGATGTGGATCTCGCGGACCAGGTGCGCTGGGAGGATGCCACCGTCAACGAACTGCAGCGCTCCATCAACCACGAGATCACGTCGCTGATCGCTCGGCAGGGCCCGGTGGCCCGCGACGTCCGAGAGCTGCTCGCGCTCTATCACGCGGCCGCAGAGCTGGAGCGGATGGGAGACTACGCGACCAGCATCGCCAAGCTCGCTCAGCAGCTGGCCTCGGAGCCGGAGGAGCCGATCTTCCGCCAGATCCCCGAGATGGAGCGCCTCTGCCGCTCCCAGCTGCGCGCCGCCATGCGCGCATTGGTTGACGTCAGCGAGGAGCAGGCGCGCGCGGTCTGCGCCGGCGACGACGAGCTCGATGCCCTGTACAAGAGCGTCTACGAGTCCTCCATCGCCCTCATGGAGAGATCTCCGGATCGCGCCCGGCAGGCGACCCACATGCTCTTCGCCGCCCATCACCTCGAGCGCCTTGGCGACCGAGTCACGAATATCGGCGAGGACGTCGTCTTCCTTGTGACCGGACAGATCGAGGACCTCAATCCCTGA